ACGAGTGGAAGGGAGAGGCGCATACCGTCGAATGAGCGGCGTCCGGAACCGGTCCGCACCCAGGAGCGCGCGGCGAGCCAGGCCAGGAAGCCAGCGGCCACGATCCAGTACCATCGGTGCACTACGAAGCCGGAGGTGGCCAGTAGTATCTGCGTGGGCATCGGCAGCGCGGCGCCCAGGTCCTTGAACACGTCCTGCAGGCGGGGGATCACGAAAGTGAGCAGGAAGGTGACCGCGACCAGCGCCACGGTGATCAGGACCATCGGGTAGGTGAGGGCGGCCATCACCTGGCTGCGGCGGACCTGCTCGCGCTCCAGGAAGTCGGCCAGCCGCGCCATCACGCCCGGGAGCTGCCCGGACACCTCGCCGGCGTGGATCATGTTTGCGTAGAGGTCCGGGAACTCGCGTGGGTAGGCGCGAAGTGCCTCCGAGAGCGGCTTGCCGGCGCGGATGTCCTCCTGGAGATGACGGACCATCGCCTGCAGGAGCTCATGGTCGCTCTGCTCGATCAGCACGCGCAGCGCGCGGTCGATGGGCAGCCCGGCATCGATGAGGTCGGCGAGCTCACGGGTGAACAGGAGGATCTGCGTGCGCGGGACGCGCTTACCGCCGGCCGTGGCCCCGGCGAGGGCGGCCTGGGCGCCATCGCGCCCCGCCCGGGCGCGGCCGTTGGCCGACGCCTCCTTGACCGAGA
This portion of the Chthonomonadales bacterium genome encodes:
- a CDS encoding type II secretion system F family protein, which translates into the protein MPDFRYSALDRSGKPISGALDGRDAQDAAARVRALGFYPVSVKEASANGRARAGRDGAQAALAGATAGGKRVPRTQILLFTRELADLIDAGLPIDRALRVLIEQSDHELLQAMVRHLQEDIRAGKPLSEALRAYPREFPDLYANMIHAGEVSGQLPGVMARLADFLEREQVRRSQVMAALTYPMVLITVALVAVTFLLTFVIPRLQDVFKDLGAALPMPTQILLATSGFVVHRWYWIVAAGFLAWLAARSWVRTGSGRRSFDGMRLSLPLVGVLTRKMVMARFTRTLGTLLGGGVPVLESLAISGTAVGNTVTADAVLGVRDQVRQGETLATSMEVSGAFLPLVVHMSAVGEETGQLARMLVRTADTLDFEVDNAMRRLTSLVEPVIVLLMGSFVGFVVLSILLPIFQASTVVH